One window of Sinorhizobium numidicum genomic DNA carries:
- the glgB gene encoding 1,4-alpha-glucan branching protein GlgB yields MTPSAGKGPAPTPSGSLPAPEIAAILSGTHDDPFSVLGVHAVGKGYFARCFIPGAETVVAETLAGKEIGVLERRDDAGFFEGPVSVRKEQPIRYRARNSGGEWIVVDPYSFGPVLGPMDDYYIREGSHLRLFDKMGAHPITHDGAEGFHFAVWAPNARRVSVVGSFNDWDGRRHVMRLRVDTGIWEIFIPGVPEGAPYKYEILPKDGALLPLKADPFARRSELRPDTASVTTGEIAQLWEDEAHKRHWAEVDPRRQPISIYEVHAASWQRRDNGDMLTWDELADRLIPYCVDMGFTHIEFLPISEYPFDPSWGYQTTGLYAPTARFGGPEGFARFVNGCHKVGLGVILDWVPAHFPTDEHGLRWFDGTALYEHADPRKGFHPDWQTAIYNFGRQEVLAYLVNNALYWVEKFHVDGLRVDAVASMLYLDYSRQHGEWVPNEYGGNENLEAVRFLQTMNTRLYGIHQGVLTIAEESTSWPKVSHPVHAGGLGFGFKWNMGFMHDTLQYLAREPVHRKFHHNDMTFGLLYAFSENFVLPLSHDEVVHGKGSLIAKMAGDDWQKFANLRAYYAFMWGYPGKKLLFMGQEFAQWREWSEDRALDWNLLEYNLHEGMRRLVRDLNGTYRAKPALHARDCEGDGFEWLIADDRENSVFAWLRKAPGEKLVAVVTNFTPVYRESYDIPLPVAGRWREILNTDAEIYGGTGKGNGGAVHAEKKSTGITVATVTLPPLATLMLEED; encoded by the coding sequence ATGACGCCTTCCGCCGGCAAGGGACCGGCACCAACCCCGTCAGGTTCGCTGCCGGCGCCGGAGATCGCGGCAATACTTTCCGGCACGCACGACGATCCGTTCTCCGTCCTCGGCGTTCACGCAGTAGGCAAAGGCTATTTCGCCCGATGCTTTATCCCCGGTGCGGAAACGGTGGTGGCGGAGACGCTCGCCGGCAAGGAAATCGGCGTGCTGGAGCGCCGCGACGACGCCGGTTTTTTTGAGGGCCCCGTTTCCGTCCGCAAGGAGCAGCCCATCCGCTACCGCGCCCGCAACAGCGGCGGCGAATGGATTGTCGTCGATCCCTACAGTTTCGGCCCGGTCCTCGGCCCGATGGATGACTATTATATCCGTGAAGGCTCGCACCTGCGGCTCTTCGACAAGATGGGCGCGCACCCGATCACGCATGACGGAGCCGAAGGCTTCCACTTCGCAGTCTGGGCGCCGAACGCCCGCCGCGTCTCCGTCGTCGGCAGCTTCAACGACTGGGACGGACGCCGCCACGTGATGCGCCTGCGTGTCGACACAGGCATATGGGAGATCTTCATCCCCGGCGTCCCGGAGGGCGCCCCTTACAAATATGAAATCCTGCCCAAGGACGGCGCGCTGCTGCCGCTGAAGGCAGATCCTTTCGCCCGCCGCTCCGAACTCAGGCCCGACACCGCTTCGGTGACGACCGGCGAGATCGCTCAGCTCTGGGAGGACGAGGCCCATAAGCGGCACTGGGCGGAGGTCGATCCGCGCCGCCAGCCGATTTCCATCTACGAAGTCCACGCGGCTTCGTGGCAGCGCCGCGACAACGGCGACATGCTCACCTGGGACGAACTGGCGGACCGGTTGATCCCCTACTGCGTCGACATGGGCTTCACCCATATCGAATTCCTGCCGATCTCCGAATATCCCTTCGATCCCTCATGGGGTTACCAAACCACCGGGCTCTACGCGCCGACGGCGCGGTTCGGCGGGCCGGAAGGCTTTGCCCGCTTCGTCAACGGTTGTCACAAGGTCGGCCTCGGCGTCATCCTCGACTGGGTACCGGCCCATTTTCCAACCGACGAACACGGTCTGCGCTGGTTCGACGGCACCGCGCTTTATGAGCATGCGGATCCGCGCAAGGGGTTTCATCCCGACTGGCAGACGGCGATTTACAATTTCGGCCGGCAGGAGGTTCTCGCCTATCTCGTCAACAACGCGCTTTATTGGGTGGAGAAATTCCATGTGGACGGCTTGCGCGTCGATGCGGTCGCCTCGATGCTCTACCTCGACTACTCGCGTCAGCACGGCGAGTGGGTGCCGAACGAGTACGGCGGCAATGAGAACCTGGAGGCCGTCCGCTTCCTGCAGACGATGAACACCCGCCTTTACGGCATTCATCAGGGAGTCCTGACGATCGCCGAGGAATCGACCTCCTGGCCGAAGGTCTCTCACCCGGTTCACGCCGGCGGACTGGGCTTCGGCTTCAAGTGGAACATGGGCTTCATGCACGATACGCTGCAGTATCTCGCGCGCGAACCCGTGCACCGCAAATTCCACCACAACGACATGACCTTCGGGCTGCTCTATGCCTTCAGCGAGAATTTCGTTCTGCCGCTGTCACACGATGAGGTCGTGCACGGCAAGGGGTCGCTGATTGCCAAAATGGCCGGCGACGACTGGCAAAAGTTCGCCAATCTCAGAGCCTACTACGCCTTCATGTGGGGCTATCCGGGCAAGAAGTTGCTCTTCATGGGGCAGGAATTCGCCCAATGGCGCGAATGGTCGGAAGACCGCGCGCTCGACTGGAACCTGCTCGAATACAATCTGCACGAGGGCATGCGCCGTCTCGTGCGCGACCTCAACGGCACCTATCGCGCGAAGCCGGCGCTGCATGCCCGCGATTGCGAGGGCGACGGCTTCGAGTGGCTGATAGCGGACGATCGCGAGAACTCGGTTTTCGCCTGGCTGAGAAAGGCGCCCGGCGAGAAGCTTGTCGCGGTCGTCACCAACTTCACCCCGGTCTACCGGGAAAGTTACGACATACCGCTTCCGGTCGCAGGACGCTGGAGGGAAATTCTCAACACCGATGCGGAGATCTATGGAGGGACTGGCAAGGGCAATGGCGGCGCCGTGCACGCGGAGAAAAAATCCACGGGAATCACGGTCGCCACTGTCACGCTGCCGCCTTTGGCAACGTTGATGCTGGAGGAGGATTAG